A window of the Harpia harpyja isolate bHarHar1 chromosome 25, bHarHar1 primary haplotype, whole genome shotgun sequence genome harbors these coding sequences:
- the LOC128135847 gene encoding class I histocompatibility antigen, F10 alpha chain-like isoform X2 — translation MAGRGRGLSHTAFDSPSGAAEERSSAMGPGRGLGPGLGLGLGLGLGLGLLLGVLVGAASAFHSLRYFDVAVSEPSPGVPQFVIVGYVDGNLIVRYDSETGKMVPRADWMADNLDQQYWDTQTQIGQSNQQNDRIDLNTLRDRYNQSRGAHTLQTMYGCDILEDGSTRGYRQDAYDGRDFIAFDLDTMTFTAADAAAQITKRKWEKDGTVADRMESYLKNTCIEWLRKYVSYGRAVLERKEPPMVRVSGKEAHGILTLYCRAYGFYPRPITISWLKDGEVRDQETEWGSIAPNSDGTYYTWASIEALPEEKDKYRCRVEHTSLPEPGLFMWETESKLVTIILAVAVAILLVIAIMAGFAFWKYKSGRKKKGYDPASGLTI, via the exons ATGgctgggagggggcggggcttgagCCACACGGCGTTTGACAGTCCGAGCGGGGCCGCAGAGGAGCGGAGCAGCGCgatggggccgggccggggactgggaccgggactgggactgggactgggactgggactgggactggggctgctgctgggggtccTCGTCGGGGCGGCGAGCG CATTCCACTCCCTGCGCTACTTCGATGTTGCCGTGTCAGAGCCCAGCCCGGGGGTGCCCCAGTTTGTCATTGTGGGGTACGTGGACGGGAACCTCATTGTACGCTACGACAGTGAGACGGGGAAGATGGTGCCCCGGGCAGACTGGATGGCGGACAACCTGGACCAGCAGTACTGGGACACCCAGACCCAGATAGGACAGAGCAATCAGCAGAATGACCGCATTGACCTGAACACGCTGCGGGACCGCTACAACCAGAGCAGGG GGGCTCACACGCTGCAGACCATGTACGGCTGTGACATCCTGGAGGACGGCAGCACCAGGGGGTATCGTCAGGACGCCTACGACGGGAGGGATTTCATCGCCTTCGACTTGGACACGATGACATTCACCGCGGCAGACGCGGCGGCGCAAATCACCAAGAGAAAGTGGGAGAAGGACGGGACTGTCGCTGACCGGATGGAGAGCTACCTGAAGAACACCTGCATCGAGTGGCTGAGGAAATACGTGAGCTACGGGCGGGCCGTGCTGGAGAGGAAAG agccccccatgGTCCGAGTGTCAGGGAAGGAGGCCCACGGGATCCTGACCTTGTACTGCCGCGCTTACGGCTTCTACCCGCGGCCCATCACCATCAGCTGGCTGAAGGATGGCGAGGTGAGGGACCAGGAGACCGAGTGGGGCAGCATCGCGCCCAACAGCGATGGCACCTACTACACCTGGGCCTCCATCGAGGCCCTTCCAGAGGAGAAGGACAAGTACCGGTGCCGCGTGGAGCACACCAGCCTGCCCGAGCCCGGCCTCTTCATGTGGG AGACGGAGTCCAAGCTGGTCACCATCATCCTGGCGGTGGCTGTTGCCATCCTGCTTGTGATCGCCATCATGGCCGGATTCGCCTTCTGGAAGTACAAATCAG ggaggaagaagaagggttATGATCCGGCATCAG GGCTCACCATCTAA
- the LOC128135847 gene encoding class I histocompatibility antigen, F10 alpha chain-like isoform X1, producing MAGRGRGLSHTAFDSPSGAAEERSSAMGPGRGLGPGLGLGLGLGLGLGLLLGVLVGAASAFHSLRYFDVAVSEPSPGVPQFVIVGYVDGNLIVRYDSETGKMVPRADWMADNLDQQYWDTQTQIGQSNQQNDRIDLNTLRDRYNQSRGAHTLQTMYGCDILEDGSTRGYRQDAYDGRDFIAFDLDTMTFTAADAAAQITKRKWEKDGTVADRMESYLKNTCIEWLRKYVSYGRAVLERKEPPMVRVSGKEAHGILTLYCRAYGFYPRPITISWLKDGEVRDQETEWGSIAPNSDGTYYTWASIEALPEEKDKYRCRVEHTSLPEPGLFMWETESKLVTIILAVAVAILLVIAIMAGFAFWKYKSGRKKKGYDPASGTDGGSGSSAKGLTI from the exons ATGgctgggagggggcggggcttgagCCACACGGCGTTTGACAGTCCGAGCGGGGCCGCAGAGGAGCGGAGCAGCGCgatggggccgggccggggactgggaccgggactgggactgggactgggactgggactgggactggggctgctgctgggggtccTCGTCGGGGCGGCGAGCG CATTCCACTCCCTGCGCTACTTCGATGTTGCCGTGTCAGAGCCCAGCCCGGGGGTGCCCCAGTTTGTCATTGTGGGGTACGTGGACGGGAACCTCATTGTACGCTACGACAGTGAGACGGGGAAGATGGTGCCCCGGGCAGACTGGATGGCGGACAACCTGGACCAGCAGTACTGGGACACCCAGACCCAGATAGGACAGAGCAATCAGCAGAATGACCGCATTGACCTGAACACGCTGCGGGACCGCTACAACCAGAGCAGGG GGGCTCACACGCTGCAGACCATGTACGGCTGTGACATCCTGGAGGACGGCAGCACCAGGGGGTATCGTCAGGACGCCTACGACGGGAGGGATTTCATCGCCTTCGACTTGGACACGATGACATTCACCGCGGCAGACGCGGCGGCGCAAATCACCAAGAGAAAGTGGGAGAAGGACGGGACTGTCGCTGACCGGATGGAGAGCTACCTGAAGAACACCTGCATCGAGTGGCTGAGGAAATACGTGAGCTACGGGCGGGCCGTGCTGGAGAGGAAAG agccccccatgGTCCGAGTGTCAGGGAAGGAGGCCCACGGGATCCTGACCTTGTACTGCCGCGCTTACGGCTTCTACCCGCGGCCCATCACCATCAGCTGGCTGAAGGATGGCGAGGTGAGGGACCAGGAGACCGAGTGGGGCAGCATCGCGCCCAACAGCGATGGCACCTACTACACCTGGGCCTCCATCGAGGCCCTTCCAGAGGAGAAGGACAAGTACCGGTGCCGCGTGGAGCACACCAGCCTGCCCGAGCCCGGCCTCTTCATGTGGG AGACGGAGTCCAAGCTGGTCACCATCATCCTGGCGGTGGCTGTTGCCATCCTGCTTGTGATCGCCATCATGGCCGGATTCGCCTTCTGGAAGTACAAATCAG ggaggaagaagaagggttATGATCCGGCATCAG GCACGGACGGCGGGTCTGGCAGCTCAGCCAAAG GGCTCACCATCTAA